cTTTATAGAAAATTAAACCCCGGTGTTCAGCTAACCAACGCGCTCCGACGTCTCTATAATGAGCAGCAGAGAACTGTGTGCTGCGCCACGCTATTACTTGGTTCATACACAGGCCAAGAGGAATGGAACTTGGAAAGACACAAGGGAATATCAATTGGAGTTGATATTCTTTAGAAAGACGGTGAAGGTTTACTAATAAAAATCTTTAATAATAGGCAGTCCTGGTGTAGGAAATAGCGATAATATTACCGAcaattatcataataataataacaataataacaacgcAGACTCACAACTTCAATGACAGCTACAAATGTGACGAAGATCCAGATCAGGTTGTTTCTCGAGGACAGCCAGCAACTGGAAACgagtatataaaaaaaaattaaattccagaAAATAATCTTCAGAGGACAACACAAATCAAACACAACAGCATAATAAAACAAGGCAACTCCAAGTGAAAACAAATGGAGTGATAAAGTAAAAAAGTTGTTTCTCATACTATTTTTCACTGTTATAGCTTTCAATTCCATCTTTTCCAGCAGCGATGCTCATTGAAATGCTAACCATGATGATGGGCAAACCTAAACATAAGTAGAATGAAGTTAGTGCAACTCGAGAAGTCATACTTCCGATTCAGCAGCTTACAATAATTTACAACAAGTGAAATAACAATACCCCATGATATGAAGTGATACATATGCATCTTGGTGCCGATGTTATAAACTTTCACAACAAATAGGACGAAATAAATTTCCTCCACcagcatccaacagaaagcTACCATCAGGAAATACTGCAAGAAAGCTGCTGTTAGGACACAGAGAGCCTGcgagagagaaaaaagtttttgtagctttttcatattatttttaaaagagaaTCTGTTTGGCCCCTAAAAAGCAAATAAACCATATATAGATATACAACACTTACGGTATTTTCTGTAGCGTTTATGCCGGCGAGAAAGACTATTTGTCCAGCTCCGAGGGACAAAGAAAGGCTCAGTCGTATTTGAGTCAGAGGTTGCCATACGTCTCTAGTGAAACAagcaagcaataaaaaaaaaccgacaaacaaacaaaagaaaaagcaaaaactcaAAGAcgagacagaaacaaaaacaaaacgaggcAATATTTGACAAGGTATTCTATTAATTTTGTACTATACTACTTTAGACATCCTACCGGCTTTCGCTCATAAACTTAATTGATCTCTATGACATTTTAATCATCTTAATtcgttattattttatttgttcaataaacttttgaattttatcgatattttttttaagaacttgtCTCTTCTACGCCCCAAATCATTCAAGGTCTTGGAAAGACTTGGTTCTTTGAGCGTATGGTTACAGTACTTACGTGAGGTAGGAATATAGAATAATTGTCAAAAGAATTCCGAAGATGGAAAGGCACAATCCCACGTGGGTGATAATTTCATGAATAGTTTCGTCTTCCACAGTGAGCTGTGAAGAGAGATGAATATTCAGCGGATTCGTTACTTAATCCAATGAAATTTTATTACCAATACTAAAGGTAAGGTGAAAATCAATTCATTACCCCTGGGATACCGTTGTAGTCAAGTAAGACAGCAAAATTAGTCAGATGATTGCAgctgcaaactgtttcttctgaaTTGCTTTTCGATGTAACCACATGGCATCCTGTCTCTGAAAATCCACCTAagctgaaaataatgaaataataatcaaaataataatcataatcatagtaataattaaaatataaattgaaaCTACCCCGAAAACTCATCAGGGCACCGAGGGGTTTATTTTCTGTCTTCCTTGCGCTGAGTTCATAGCCTTAAAACATCGTCGAGTACTTTGTCGACATCTTCTCCTTGCCACCCGTGGATTTGCCTTTGAGTGATCATAGTCAGCATTTTTCTATGTTGGTCCGAAAGTAAGTCATAATCCTAATATGATTATTATACTTGCTTGAAAGCTATGTATTCCTTACGTAGTCTTCTAAGAGGTGAAGTTTGAACGCTTTTCAACATTCTAATCGCCAAAAAGATTGTCCATTATCACTatgattgataaaaataaatggtcTATGGGAGGGAGGAACCGGCTTGATCTGGCTACAGCACTTATCAACAGGTcccatgcaaaaaaaaattaaatcatgaaAGCAACCGTTATGTCATCGGTCAATGTGTCGGTCACTAAACAAGTAATAGATTATTTCAAATCCGAACGAATAATCATGCTCTGACTCACCTAGTTTTCGGCTGTTTATCTCCACTGAAGAATTCGCTCCAGTCATTTGGTGTTTGCCATAATTAAGGGCGAATTCCTCCAAGGCGACTGCCACCTTAAAGATGGAATTtcttattattttgaattcttcttCGGCAAGAGGTTTTTGGAGGATTTGGAGCCTGGTGATGAAGTCTTCAAAAATCCATACAGCCTCCTGTAATCACATAACGTATTTCTGTTAAAGTAAGATGCTAAAATTTTGGATCCATGTGAGTCAAACACGATATTTGAGTGTCCTATGAGTATTGAGCCGCAGAACCCTTGATCGCGGTCGAACATTTGAACAAAACAGTTTGAGTTAACGGCAACGCATTCAGCATGCTAGAAAGGCCCATATTTCGTCTACTCCTACTTAgattacgaaaaaaaattgagaaagaaatgaattagACCAAAAATaggtaaaagaaataaatccaGCAAAATGGCCAAATGGTGAATAGGATGTGCATGTGCTAAAGAAGAGTCCAAAAACTGGTCCAAGAAATCGGAATTATCTTTTTCgggaatcacttttttttcactcatgCCAGTTCATATCTTAGAAATGGAAATGATATAGATAGTGACGATGATACTGTCATAATAACTATAATAACgacgatgataatgatgacgatgacgataatGGTACAGTCTTGTTTGCTCTTGTTCGAATGAACTCAAAGTTTTTTCAAGCTTAGAAACTGATACAATACATTGTTCATTCTTTCTAATCACTGTGCATTTCATATAAACTAAGTGGCTTAATCATAAAATATAAGTAGTAAATTCATACCTTCAAAGGCCTGATTCTACTGATTTCTTCGCCTTTTAGTTTGGAAACAGAATCGTTTGCCTGAGATAAAGAAAGACAGTAAAGTTGGCGAGCAACaatgttgtaaataaaaagCTTGAGAGAAATAATTTGCTCACCAGACTCTTAATAATTTCTAATGTCGATGACAGAGGTGTCCGTAGAGACGGAGACGACGATGATCCTGCTGCCGATGTTTCAAATGACGATGgtaataatggtgatgatgcTGATGCTGCTACTGATGCTGCCTCCGACGATGTTGCTGATGATAATCGTGATGTTGCTTTTGActttgatgatgatggtgacagTGCTGATAAAGATTCTGATACCACTGCTGTTGATATTGCTTCCAATGATGCTGCTGATAATAACCCTGGTGCTGATGCTGATGCTGATGTTGCTACTGGCTTTGATGATGATGGCAATAGTGCTGATGTCGATGTTGATGTCCATGCTGGTAATATTGCTGCTGATGGTGGGTGTGATGAAGGTGATGGTAACGGTGAGATTAATGCTAAAGGTGACTGCGACATTGATTGCAATCGAGCTGAATGTTAAAGACCatttaattgttaaaataaacttgACGCTATGGTAAGGTGCGAcgaattttgaaagaaaatattttctttttctttttcagaatcTTAGTCACTTTTtcgttaaataaaaaaaaagatggttttAAGTATTCAAATTATTATTGTACTCACTGTAAGCTTCTGTTCCATGTCCTGTTGAAATTTTAGTTGCGAATACTCGAATTGTTGAAGCCGCAATAGATGTAACGATATTCGACGTGTATGAATCTGAAGTGATGGAGTGACCGTCACACATCTGTGTACAAACGTTAGCGTTAAAATGCGTATTGCACACCTGTACGTCATCTGTGCAACTTTGTGTTTTACATTTTCTCCCGCTGCAGGTCAGGTTACATACTTTGGCATCGCAGATTTGTTCACAATCCTGGCTGTTACATTCTAGATGCATTTCACATACATCTCCTTTACCTTGGCACTTTTGAGTTTTACAGTTTTTCCCGGTACAGTTCAGATTACATTTTTTAGCCTCGCAAGTTTGTTCACAATCCTCACCGTCACATTCTAGATCCATTTCGCATACATTTCCTTTATCTAGACACTTCTGTGTTTTACAGTTTTTCCCGGTGCAATTCAGATTACATTTTTTAGCCTCGCAAGTTTGTTCACAATCCTCACCGTCACATTCTAGATCCATTTCGCATACATTTCCTTTATCTAGACACTTCTGTGTTTTACAGTTTTTCCCGGTGCAATTCAGATTACATTTTTTAGCCTCGCAGGTTTGTTCACAATCCTGACCGTCACATTCTAGATCCATTTCACATACATTTCCTTTACCTCGACACTTCtgtgttttacaatttttcccGCTGCAGTTCAGATTACATTCGTCAGCGTCGCAGGTTTGGTCACAATCGCTACCTTCACATTCCAGATCCATTTTACAGAACTCAACTCCAGTATAGCACGTCTGTTTACACTCTTTCCCCTTGCATTTCATATAACAGCAATAATTACCACTGCTGCAATTCCCGAGCGGATAACAATGATCGCCTCCATTTTCACTTTCTGAGTTACATTTTTTGGAATCGCAATCTTTACTACCCAGGGCAAAAcctgaaacaacaaaaacaggaacagaaccaaaaatttaagaattccaaatatgaaaataatgatgacgataattATGAAGAATACAAAAGTATCGCAAGACCTTCTTGGGCAAATAAACAACTTTAAACCACTGTTGCATAAAACTGCTGAATATGATTTTCATGGAAACTGCCATTATAGTAGAGTAATTGCTTCACCATTTCGTTTAAACCAAATCTTCAAGCACCGCGAAGCTGACAGAGGTTTCGAATATACAAGTTAATACAAAGCGAATATACAAGTTAATACAAAACTAACTTTCTATATAGGTGAAATGTATCTCagcattttttcttgttttgtatcactgacataatttatttatatttatttatccatgTTTTTGTctatttactttaattttttttatatcttattACTTTTTGCTAAGATAGGCAGCACTTCTAAGATTAAAGAGTGAGCCTTCTTTCCATAACTAAGTTTTGCAACTTACGAATTGATAAATACATGAGGGCATCCCTGGTTTTAAAGAACATTTCCTCATGACGTCGTTGGCTTCTCAGATATTGTCTACAGATTCCCGAAAAACTACACACCTACGAAAATCTGACTCATATAAAAACTTTTAAGGAGAAAACAAGACTTCAAAGACTTGAAACGATATGATTAGGCTTCCAGGCTCGGTACTTGGTGATAGGTGAAAGGCGACCTAAATTTCGACTATCTTTTTAGTCATTACAGAATTTGTATAtctttaaattggaaaaaaaacccgAGCTTAAAATATCCCATCGCAATTTGCATGTTTGCACTGAAGCCtcacttttttttatgacaGACCCATGAGTTAGAACAGGCTTTAAAGGTAAAATGGTTCCCTGAAATACATCCCCTAAAATAATTCGTCTTGGCTTCCTGAAAAAAAGACTGTGTGGCCATCTGCCATACAGGCTAATCTAAAACTATTCTAAGTTTTACCGGTCTTTTTTTGcgctcaattttcttttaaagactTTTCCAAGGGTACCCATTAGAAGGACTCTTCGGGGTGCGCTTAGGATGcattctaaaggaaaaaaatcttttaaaagaagctttAGTACCCACTCAACATAGTTATTGATAACAGGAGTGTTCCCCACAACTGGCAGCTTCTCGTCATCATTATGTTTTTCCGTTGGGTGAGTTTAGTTCCTGTAGGCTGAACCAAAtgcaatcttttaaaaaaattgtcagtgGCTGGAGATCGGTCCGAAATATCCTTTGCCAATGTAAATGCAAGGCttgataatttttcctttagcaAGAACCAGCCGTTTACGCAGTGCTGACATACATTGCGGGAAATGATTGTCAGAGATTATTTTCCGGTCAGGTATTTCCACCGAAATTTAGTCGAACTTAAGCTGAACCAAATGCAACCTTTtagaaaattgtcaaaattttagaaatttattCGAACCTAAGCTGAACCTAATGCAACCTCCTAGAAAATTGTCATTGGCTGGAGATCGGTCCAAAATATCCTTTGCCAATATAAATGCAAAGCTTGATAATTCTGCTTTTAGCAAGAATCAGCCGTTTAGTCAGTGGTGACATACACTGCGGAAAATGATTGTCATGCAAATTACTTTCGTCGGGTTTAGTCGCAGTAAGCCTTTTTACGTAAGTAAAAATATGGCAGGtatgaaattaacttttcaagCAAATGCTTCATTTGAATATTAAAAGTTCGAATTAGGTTTTGTCGAGAGCAATAGCATCACAGGAGTTGCTTCGAAACAATTACGCCTCCACTTGTAATATGATTGTCATAAAGAGATATTTTTTGTTCGCTTTTCTAACGGTCCTCGCTAAGTAGTGCAGAGTGGAAGATCTCGCCCGCACGTGCCACGCACTAGAAGGTATTATTGATAAAATATGTGACGTTTTTCGTTTCTTAGAACAATAAAGGGAGATAATGGCTCACCAAAACTAAATTAGTTGTTTAACTTCAAAAAACTCTCAGAGTTAAAAATTGATTCGTTAGATATGAGTGTTCCCTGTTTTCGTCGCCAatatatcaaaataattatctGAGTAACAATGAAGAATCTGTAGCGGAATATGGTAAAAGGCCAGTCGTTATTTTTCACCCGCGAGGGAAAAGGAGGATTTTGCAGGGAAGGCCGACTTTATGCGTTCGAAGACCTAAAAAACACAACTAGTATTGGCATTCCCAGTCGACCTTATCGCTTAGGAAATGCTCGCAATAAGCCTATTGCCCACGTACTGTCTGTTGTTGCAAGATCGAACAGATTATTGGACTTACTCAAGCGGACATTTGGATCTCACTCTAAGGCTCTATTTACTGGTTATAGATCCATGATCCGTCCAATACTCGAGTACGCTTGTCAAGCGTGGAATCCTCACCAAGCATATCtgattgaaaaacttgaatgcgTGCAAAGGAACGTTACGAGATGGATCATCGGTAAAGACACTCCGTATGAAGACCGACTGAAATCCTTGAAACTAGCGACACTAGTTCAGCGCAGAGAGTTTCTTAGTTTGATTCAgctttttaagttcattaaagGACACGCTTCTGTAATAATTACATATCCTTCAGTAACAGGCAATCAAGAAAAAGTCATCAGTTTAAACTATATAAACCATTTAGCCGTACAGACATCTTTAAGTACTGTTTTTGGCACAGACATATCGACACATGGAACAGTTTACTGTCATCAGTAGTTGAACTTGACTCAATTAATGCTTTAATggattagaggaattgtgggttgtgtgtggatttatatgcagaaagtggagctacgccattggtgggaatatggtgacgagaaaaaggaataaattagttaactAATAGGAATGGACACTCTGAAAAAGATGCAAGTTATTTCACCAATCAACAGCAGTATTTGATCCTATCTTATTCATGTGCGTGTgtgtgtctttttttctttttttttttcttaattaacagGTTTGGGAATCTTCTGCGCTTGTTCATACGTCAATGGCAGGTGAAATTTAGTCGTTATGAATTCAATAACTTCAGCAATATCCCGCAGGCATGTTTAAGGCAaacaaagtgaaagaaagaGGAGGCATTTGTTAATTACTTCATGATAATTGTGACGCTCTTACCACTACGCTACAGCAGCAGAGAAGGAAGGaagcattttcttttctatggATCGGGAATTCGAAAAGTCTCTTTGTCTTGGGACTggaatttctttcattttgctttcgGTTTTGATATCAGTCCCAAACATCTTCGTTCTGATTGCGTTGTACAAAAATCCTTTTCGCTGTTTCAGAAAATCGTTCGCTGTATTTCtcgttttcatttctttagctGATTTATTTGCTGGAAGTGTGGTTTGCACTGGAGAAGCCGTAATGCGATTTTCCTGCACCTTTGGAGACAAAACGCTACCAAAGGATGGAGACGTCGTTAAATTGTTGGGATACACAGGAGTCAACAGCTCTATCTTATTAGTAACAGCAATGTCTGTGGATCGCTTTATATCAGTAACTTTTCCCCTCTTCTATCGCAACAAGGTCAAGCGAAAACACCTTATTCTGTGCAATGCGAGTATTATTGCTTTCTCAACAATGTTTTCCTTGCTACAAATTACCGGAATCTCAATTGCTACCTATGTGTCAATAGATATACATCTGCATACGACATTTCCTCTGGCAACGACTTCTGTGTGTTATGCCGGAATATTCATGATTCTACGAAAACGTTCTCGGGTTGGTATTCTAAGAGAACACAGAATGCCTGGTGAACCAGCACTCCGCGTCATGCGTAGGGTCGACAACGCCAAAAATGAACGGAAAATTGCCATAACATCGTTGTTAATTTTGCTCTTTCTAATATTATCACTTGTACCTTATTTCATGACAGTTATTCTGGAGGCAAACTGTCTCGCTTGTCGTGAACAAAAGTGGCTATTTGTACTCAAAGAATCCTCAGTCGTATTCTTGTTATTCAACTCTTTAGTCAATCCTTGCCTCACAACCTTTCGTATTAACGAACTGAAAAAGTCTGTCAAAGTAGTGTGTTTCCACCGACGCTAAAACTATAGGGTTTGCCAGCTATTATGTTTGTGTTGTGGTTGTTTTAAAGCCAATGTTAATTTATAGCGTCCTtcagatgttaaaaaaaaaaaaaaaaaaaaacatagaaattcATTACACATTCGTGAACGTACATACAAAAGTTAAGGTCTCAATGGGGTCAATCGCTTACCGTAGAACGGCATAGTAATTtggccgttaggcgtaaaaaccaacaaaattttaaccgtGAGTCATAACAAACCTATCCGttattttttcccctttaatcgcaacggaaaaaaatattaGCTGTAAAATTGTCGAATTTAAACCGTTAGCCGTAACCCATTGAAACTCTCCAACAAGAGTGAGTCCAGTAAATTTAAGATTGGCAGTATTTGATAATTTAGATTATGTCGTGAGATTTTGGATACAAGGTAATATTTATCTAATTACCTGTTAGATGATAGTATACTAATTAGTTTTAGCCTATTCATTTCCAAGGGCAAATACGCAGTAATGAGGAAGGGTAGCTGCGTTATTACATTCCTTGAGTCGCAATAAGACATCTCTCACTTGACGGAAAATGCCACACGTCGTAGAGAATTGCGACGCCGTGTGACTACTAAGTATTTGTGATATTACAcctgcttttaattttcttcctcTAGGGTTCAGGAAAGACGCTGAATTTATGTCATGACTTTTAAGACCACGAATATGCGGCCTTTTGGTTTATTTATTTGGTAAACAATTCACTAATCCACAAGCAggttttaccaaaaaaaaatgaacgcTTTAAATGTTGCGATGTTGAGCTCTTGGTAGTATACTCcttgtatttttattaaaactCTGTGCAAAATATTGCATCGACCAACGTTTTTATTAGGCAGGTTGAATAAAACGTTCATTCCAACTTTTATTATATTTGACTGCCTACCGCAAATGATAAGGCTAACGTATGTTAAGCTGATAAGTCTCCAATTAAAGCAGGTGCTAAGATagaaattaaatatattttgagccACTCTTAGACGAATGGCAAAGATTGAAATATTTCCCATCTGCGCCATGCTCTCATCTTCAAGTACACAAGATGCCTTCAAAACACTGCCTTTTCAATAAACAGGATCAATGTCACAATATTATAATAATGCCAACTAGATCCCTGTACCTGAAATGGTGGAACATTTGACAGCGAGGTCAGGCGTCGGAGGGTGAATCAGTCGTCTCCAACAGAGGGGAACTACTTGAATATAACAGAGCCTTGTAAGCGGATCgggcaaattttattttgataaatagTGCGGGTCTTAAGGTGAAAGACCGACAGAAAGAAATAATATTCAACAATTTTCGTCCTCGACTTCGTCCTCGACTGTTCTGTTTgcaaaaaatttataattcttAAGTATTTTGCAATTGGATTGTCAGAGAAGTATCATTTTCCTTCGTTACGTTCGATTTTCCGTAGAAGTACGAAGTAACCGcgttttcatcattttaaagaGTTTTTGCTTCTTTAGTATTGAAATTACGCTGGACTGAATGATTATGGCAGTTTATATAACGTCAGCCATAAGTACCTTCGTAAGTAAAAGCATATTGAGGATATTCTCAGGTGATACAGATCTCACGGgacacaaataacaaaaattaccaTCAGTCCATCTAGCTGCTCGCTGGGTCGTTTTCCAGTGTTTCATTTCATGCAGAATTTCAGGTTTATACTCCTTAGTTAATTTCAGCAAAACCTCAGCTCTAATTCCATAAAAACGTAGCATGTGGCCTTGTTTACAAACAAGTTCTGCATGATCGAGCTTATAGAGTAATGATATCCAATCAAAAAATCGGAACTGCGAACAGGTGACATGCTACTGTCATGTACGTTATGAGCCTAATGATACC
The sequence above is a segment of the Pocillopora verrucosa isolate sample1 chromosome 5, ASM3666991v2, whole genome shotgun sequence genome. Coding sequences within it:
- the LOC136280813 gene encoding uncharacterized lipoprotein SSP0535-like: MVNRIGVRRDGDDDDPAADVSNDDGNNGDDADAATDAASDDVADDNRDVAFDFDDDGDSADKDSDTTAVDIASNDAADNNPGADADADVATGFDDDGNSADVDVDVHAGNIAADGGCDEGDGNGEINAKGDCDIDCNRAEC
- the LOC131798517 gene encoding uncharacterized protein, which gives rise to MAVSMKIIFSSFMQQWFKVVYLPKKVLRYFCFALGSKDCDSKKCNSESENGGDHCYPLGNCSSGNYCCYMKCKGKECKQTCYTGVEFCKMDLECEGSDCDQTCDADECNLNCSGKNCKTQKCRGKGNVCEMDLECDGQDCEQTCEAKKCNLNCTGKNCKTQKCLDKGNVCEMDLECDGEDCEQTCEAKKCNLNCTGKNCKTQKCLDKGNVCEMDLECDGEDCEQTCEAKKCNLNCTGKNCKTQKCQGKGDVCEMHLECNSQDCEQICDAKVCNLTCSGRKCKTQSCTDDVQVCNTHFNANVCTQMCDGHSITSDSYTSNIVTSIAASTIRVFATKISTGHGTEAYSEYNNNLNT
- the LOC131776768 gene encoding melanocortin receptor 4-like, with the protein product MDREFEKSLCLGTGISFILLSVLISVPNIFVLIALYKNPFRCFRKSFAVFLVFISLADLFAGSVVCTGEAVMRFSCTFGDKTLPKDGDVVKLLGYTGVNSSILLVTAMSVDRFISVTFPLFYRNKVKRKHLILCNASIIAFSTMFSLLQITGISIATYVSIDIHLHTTFPLATTSVCYAGIFMILRKRSRVGILREHRMPGEPALRVMRRVDNAKNERKIAITSLLILLFLILSLVPYFMTVILEANCLACREQKWLFVLKESSVVFLLFNSLVNPCLTTFRINELKKSVKVVCFHRR